From Camelina sativa cultivar DH55 chromosome 20, Cs, whole genome shotgun sequence, the proteins below share one genomic window:
- the LOC104769242 gene encoding E3 ubiquitin-protein ligase RING1-like, which translates to MAFNHRKMLVSCLRINDLNFCLHQYLPPPPPPPPPPQRELSLLLPTTIWVAGSILLFLFLVIFLYLYLTQPQRTTAATVTPGNTNRREDEEETEERELSDFHHVWRIPTVGLRRSEINSITVVGFRKGQGLTDDTECSVCLNEFEEDESLRLLPKCSHAFHINCIDTWLHSHKNCPLCRAPVLPLTKPPHPHQETETNHHQPIPTESSNNLSGGQESSTSRNLHILTRAQSDLANHCGTGRVENVRRSSSIGGSLSLCDVNNITTRSGSQFYTSFSAANLFSSSRRSRNQEPVLPNRIPSVDDNTS; encoded by the coding sequence ATGGCGTTTAATCACAGAAAGATGCTTGTTTCATGTCTACGTATTAATGATCTCAACTTTTGTTTACATCAATACCTTCCGCCgccgccaccgccaccgccaccgccacaGAGGGAACTCTCTCTTCTACTCCCCACCACGATCTGGGTCGCAGGCTCTATATTACTCTTCCTATTTCTCGTCATCTTCCTCTACCTATACCTCACGCAACCACAAAGGACCACAGCCGCCACAGTAACTCCCGGTAACACAAACCGACGGGAAGAcgaggaagaaacagaggagagagaaCTCTCCGACTTCCACCACGTCTGGCGAATCCCCACAGTCGGTCTCCGCCGTTCCGAGATCAACTCGATCACAGTCGTTGGATTCAGAAAGGGACAAGGTTTAACCGACGACACTGAATGCTCCGTCTGCTTAAACGAGTTTGAAGAAGACGAATCATTAAGATTGTTACCAAAGTGTAGCCACGCCTTTCACATCAACTGCATCGACACTTGGTTGCACTCTCACAAGAACTGTCCTTTATGCCGTGCCCCTGTTCTTCCTCTCACTAAacctcctcatcctcatcaagaaacagagaccaatcatcatcaaccaattCCTACTGAATCAAGCAATAACCTCAGTGGAGGACAAGAGAGCTCTACATCCCGAAACCTTCACATTCTCACAAGAGCACAAAGCGATTTGGCAAACCATTGTGGCACTGGAAGAGTAGAAAACGTGAGACGATCGTCTTCAATCGGAGGAAGCTTATCACTTTGCGATGTCAACAATATTACTACTAGAAGTGGAAGCCAGTTCTACACAAGTTTCAGTGCTGCTAATTTGTTCTCATCATCAAGAAGATCTAGAAACCAAGAACCAGTTCTCCCAAATCGAATACCATCAGTAGATGATAATACCAGTTAA
- the LOC104772191 gene encoding histone H3-like centromeric protein CSE4, translated as MARTKQTARKSTGGKAPRKQLATKAARKSAPATGGVKKPHRFRPGTVALREIRKYQKSTELLIRKLPFQRLVREIAQDFKTDLRFQSSAVAALQEAAEAYLVGLFEDTNLCAIHAKRVTIMPKDIQLARRIRGERLISKMARTKQTARKSTGGKAPRKQLATKAARKSAPATGGVKKPHRFRPGTVALREIRKYQKSTELLIRKLPFQRLVREIAQDFKTDLRFQSSAVAALQEAAEAYLVGLFEDTNLCAIHAKRVTIMPKDIQLARRIRGERA; from the exons ATGGCTCGTACCAAGCAAACCGCTCGCAAATCCACCGGAGGAAAAGCTCCAAGGAAGCAGCTCGCGACAAAAGCGGCGAGGAAATCAGCTCCGGCCACTGGAGGAGTGAAGAAGCCACACAGATTCCGTCCAGGAACCGTCGCGTTGAGAGAGATCAGGAAGTACCAGAAGAGCACAGAGCTTTTGATCCGCAAGCTTCCGTTCCAGAGATTGGTTCGTGAGATCGCTCAGGATTTCAAGACGGATCTGAGGTTCCAGAGCAGTGCCGTCGCAGCTCTTCAGGAAGCAgctgaggcttatttggttggTTTGTTCGAGGATACTAACCTCTGTGCGATCCACGCCAAGAGAGTCACTATCATGCCTAAGGATATTCAGCTTGCGAGGAGGATCAGAGGAGAAAGG TTGATTTCAAAAATGGCTCGTACTAAGCAAACCGCTAGGAAATCCACGGGAGGCAAAGCACCAAGGAAGCAGCTCGCAACCAAAGCGGCGAGGAAGTCAGCTCCCGCCACCGGAGGAGTCAAGAAGCCACACAGATTCCGTCCCGGAACCGTTGCCTTGAGAGAGATCAGAAAGTACCAGAAGAGCACGGAGCTTCTGATCCGCAAGCTCCCATTCCAGCGTCTAGTTCGTGAGATTGCTCAGGATTTCAAGACGGATCTGAGGTTCCAGAGCAGCGCCGTCGCGGCTCTTCAGGAAGCAGCTGAGGCTTACCTTGTTGGTTTGTTTGAAGACACTAACCTCTGCGCGATTCATGCTAAGAGGGTTACAATCATGCCTAAGGATATCCAGCTCGCTAGGAGAATCAGAGGTGAACGAGCTTGA
- the LOC104769244 gene encoding putative clathrin assembly protein At5g10410 isoform X1, with the protein MPEFKALLFGKVKDKASIGKARLVHSFSSNSVKNIHLALLKSTTHSHRKPPDSDYVSDVISYSNSRYAPAAFAAALWRIRVTKNAFVANKSLIVLHKLIKSSKDTFEGLDHRWNNLKLREFWDTSSSLAQELSQWVRWYGLYLDHQSCISKVLGSFPSFMESSKERAKEKDRVSSYKTGYIMNQTDFLVCLFEHVCTRPECPPMFQNKIVDEIRELVIQDYFAVMMLIVVRLQVLSERLIKPGVKPVGVSGLSLVLERLEECKESLSGFFWRYRRLAEDFWCLVEMLKAETAKDNKEIVEFVGSVQTTVKDDEEMVELTGSVQTEWVTFDDTETATHEVVPWDSEWVKFDDPNGLTNESVWLSLCT; encoded by the exons ATGCCAGAATTCAAAGCTCTACTATTCGGAAAAGTCAAAGACAAAGCTTCAATAGGTAAAGCAAGACTGGTTCATAGTTTCAGTTCGAATTCCGTCAAAAACATTCATCTAGCTCTCTTGAAATCAACAACTCATAGTCATCGTAAACCGCCAGATAGTGACTATGTCTCCGACGTTATCTCATACTCCAACAGCCGTTACGCTCCTGCAGCTTTCGCTGCGGCTCTATGGAGGATACGTGTCACCAAGAACGCTTTCGTGGCTAACAAATCTCTCATAGTCTTACACAAACTtatcaaatcatcaaaagacACGTTTGAAGGACTCGATCACCGTTGGAACAATCTGAAATTGAGAGAGTTTTGGGACACATCTTCAAGTCTAGCGCAAGAGTTGTCTCAATGGGTTAGATG gTATGGACTATACTTGGATCATCAATCGTGTATTTCGAAGGTATTAGGATCTTTCCCAAGTTTCATGGAGAGCTCAAAAGAGAGAGCTAAAGAGAAAGATCGTGTTTCGTCTTACAAAACCGGGTATATTATGAATCAAACCGATTTCCTTGTATGTTTATTCGAGCACGTATGTACCAGACCGGAGTGCCCACCTATGTTTCAAAACAAGATCGTGGACGAGATCAGAGAGCTCGTGATTCAAGACTACTTCGCGGTTATGATGCTGATTGTTGTACGGCTTCAAGTGTTGAGTGAAAGATTAATTAAACCGGGTGTTAAACCAGTTGGTGTTTCCGGTTTGAGTCTGGTTTTGGAGAGACTTGAAGAATGCAAGGAGAGTTTGAGTGGGTTTTTCTGGCGTTACAGACGTCTTGCAGAAGATTTTTGGTGTTTGGTTGAGATGTTGAAGGCCGAAACGGCAAAAGACAATAAGGAGATTGTTGAATTCGTCGGTTCGGTTCAGACAACGGTCAAGGACGATGAGGAGATGGTTGAATTGACCGGTTCGGTTCAGACTGAATGGGTAACATTCGATGACACTGAGACGGCAACACACGAGGTGGTTCCATGGGATTCAGAATGGGTAAAATTTGATGATCCAAATGGATTGACGAATGAGTCAGTCTGGCTAAGTCTGTGTACGTAG
- the LOC104769244 gene encoding putative clathrin assembly protein At5g10410 isoform X2, with protein sequence MPEFKALLFGKVKDKASIDSDYVSDVISYSNSRYAPAAFAAALWRIRVTKNAFVANKSLIVLHKLIKSSKDTFEGLDHRWNNLKLREFWDTSSSLAQELSQWVRWYGLYLDHQSCISKVLGSFPSFMESSKERAKEKDRVSSYKTGYIMNQTDFLVCLFEHVCTRPECPPMFQNKIVDEIRELVIQDYFAVMMLIVVRLQVLSERLIKPGVKPVGVSGLSLVLERLEECKESLSGFFWRYRRLAEDFWCLVEMLKAETAKDNKEIVEFVGSVQTTVKDDEEMVELTGSVQTEWVTFDDTETATHEVVPWDSEWVKFDDPNGLTNESVWLSLCT encoded by the exons ATGCCAGAATTCAAAGCTCTACTATTCGGAAAAGTCAAAGACAAAGCTTCAATAG ATAGTGACTATGTCTCCGACGTTATCTCATACTCCAACAGCCGTTACGCTCCTGCAGCTTTCGCTGCGGCTCTATGGAGGATACGTGTCACCAAGAACGCTTTCGTGGCTAACAAATCTCTCATAGTCTTACACAAACTtatcaaatcatcaaaagacACGTTTGAAGGACTCGATCACCGTTGGAACAATCTGAAATTGAGAGAGTTTTGGGACACATCTTCAAGTCTAGCGCAAGAGTTGTCTCAATGGGTTAGATG gTATGGACTATACTTGGATCATCAATCGTGTATTTCGAAGGTATTAGGATCTTTCCCAAGTTTCATGGAGAGCTCAAAAGAGAGAGCTAAAGAGAAAGATCGTGTTTCGTCTTACAAAACCGGGTATATTATGAATCAAACCGATTTCCTTGTATGTTTATTCGAGCACGTATGTACCAGACCGGAGTGCCCACCTATGTTTCAAAACAAGATCGTGGACGAGATCAGAGAGCTCGTGATTCAAGACTACTTCGCGGTTATGATGCTGATTGTTGTACGGCTTCAAGTGTTGAGTGAAAGATTAATTAAACCGGGTGTTAAACCAGTTGGTGTTTCCGGTTTGAGTCTGGTTTTGGAGAGACTTGAAGAATGCAAGGAGAGTTTGAGTGGGTTTTTCTGGCGTTACAGACGTCTTGCAGAAGATTTTTGGTGTTTGGTTGAGATGTTGAAGGCCGAAACGGCAAAAGACAATAAGGAGATTGTTGAATTCGTCGGTTCGGTTCAGACAACGGTCAAGGACGATGAGGAGATGGTTGAATTGACCGGTTCGGTTCAGACTGAATGGGTAACATTCGATGACACTGAGACGGCAACACACGAGGTGGTTCCATGGGATTCAGAATGGGTAAAATTTGATGATCCAAATGGATTGACGAATGAGTCAGTCTGGCTAAGTCTGTGTACGTAG